The genomic stretch TTGGACAAAAGTAAGTGATTGCAAAATTTGTGGTTCAAATACATATGAGCCTTTTAATGCCGGTTCATTAAGAATGGCAGAACTTGACGGCAAGTTATATGTTTATACCTGTCACACAATGTACACTACAGAAGATAAACTTAACCATCAAGCAAATATGATATTCACTATTGATGAATCTACTATGAAAACAATTGATTATCAGTATGTAATATCTAACTTAACTCAAGGATATGTAAGCCATTCATTTAATCAGTTTATAAAAACATATGGTGATTATATTTACAGAGTTGACCATTCCGAAACCGGTGATTTAGTTGAGGGTGGAGAAATAATGGCAGTGAATGGTATAACATTAACTAAGTTTAATAAGAACGACCAATCAACTGAAGTTACGGTTACTGTACCTGAAAAATTTAACATCAGAAGAGGTAACTATACAGGCTCCTCAATAGGTGGTTTTGAAATAGGTAGTGATAATTGTATCATTGCTTTTTCTCAAGATATTTCTAAAACCAATAGAAAAAGAAATGTTTATTTAACAGTAACAGATACATCTTTTTATAAAACTAAGAAAGTCCCTTTAACCAATTATACAGATAATGACAACATAACTTGTGGTACTCCTGAACTGGTAAAAATAAGTGAAAACTTATTCCTGATTATGTGGGAAGAAACTAATGCATCAACCAGTGAAGTAGTCACTAAAGGGATGACTGTTGATGCAAAAGGTCAAACTGTTTCATCAGCAAAAACTTTGACTGCAAGATTATCTGATTGCCAACCTATATTATGCAGTGATAATTTAGTTAAGTGGTATGTAACAGATAATAATGGTACTACTCTGTATAGTCTAAATCCATACTATATAGAAAATCTCCATGAACATAAATATACTTCTAAAGTAACTAAAGAACCTACATGTAAAGAAACAGGTATCAGAACTTATACTTGTGAATGTGGGGATACTTATACCGAATCTATAGCTACAATAGACCATAAATATCAGTATAAATTAGTGAAACAATCAACTTGCACAGAAGAAGGAATAGGCAAATACACTTGTACAGAATGTGGAGATACTTATACAGAAACTCTACCTAAAATAGGTCACGATTATGAACAGAAAGTAGTAAAACCTACTTGTACTGAACAAGGCTATACATTAAATGTATGTAAGAATTGCGGTGATACTTATAAGAGTGATTTTGTAGATAAGATTGACCATAACTATAAGTATGAAATAGTGAAAGAACCAACCTGTACTGAAGAAGGAATAGGCAAATACACTTGTACAGTATGTGGAGATACTTATACAGAAACTCTACCTAAAATAGGTCACGATTATGAACAGAAAGTAGTAAAACCTACTTGTACTGAACAAGGCTATACATTAAATGTATGTAAGAATTGCGGTGATACATATAAAAGTGATTTTGTAGATAAGACAGACCACAACTATAAGTATGAAATAGTGAAAGAACCAACTTGTACAGAAGAAGGAATAGGTAAATACACTTGTACAGAATGTGGAGATAATTATACAGAAACAATTTCCAAAACAAATCATGATTATGAACAGAAAGTAGTAAAACCTACTTGTACTGAACAAGGCTATACATTAAATGTATGTAAGAATTGCGGTGATACTTACAAGAGTGATTTTGTAGATAAGATTGACCATAACTATAAGTATGAAGTAGTGAAAGAACCAACTTGTACAGAAGAAGGTTTAGGCAAATATATCTGCACAGAATGTGGAGAAACTCTAATTGATACAATACCTACAATTGACCATTCATTTGTAACTACTACAACACCTGCTACAATGAAAAGTAACGGTAGAATAATCAGTAAGTGTTCAATTTGTAACAATGTACAGTATGACAATGTAATCAATAAAATTTCTTCGGTAAGTATTTCAAAAACTACTTTCACTTATAACAGTAAAACTCAAACACCTACTGTTACGGTAAAAGACAGTAAAAATAAAATCTTGAAGAATAAAACCAATTATACAGTTACATATTCTAGAGGTAGAAAGAATGTAGGCAGATATTCTGTAAAGGTTAAGTTTAAAGGTAATTATAGTGGGGGAAAGACTTTCTATTATAATATTGTACCTAAAGCAACTTCTGTTAAGTCAGTAAAAGGACTTTCAAAGGGTATGCAAGTTAATTTAAAACTACAGAAAACTCAAACTACAGGTTATCAAATTCAGTACAGTACATTTAAGAATTTCAAAAATGCAAAAACCGTTACTGTAAAGAATACTGTTTCTGCTAAAAAGATAACTAAGTTAAAGGCAAAGAAAAAATATTTTGTCAGAGTCCGTACCTATAAAACAACAAAATTCTCCGGCAAAAATTATAATCTCTATTCTTTATGGTCATCAGCAAAAACAACTGTAACAAAGTAGTATAAAACAGATTTCTACTATTCATATTAATTCCTTATAGATAATCCTCATCATTGTATGGTGGGGATTATCGCTTTTTATTTTAGAACATAAAAAACACCTATCGGTAAAAAACGATAGGTGTAATTTTGTTTATGAAGTTATAAGACAATTACTTTTTCTTAACTGTAACAACAATTCTTTTAGTATCTGAAACATATGTGCTACTGGATATTGCCCTAATTGTGATAGTGGTTTTACCAACTTTTTTAACAGTGACTTTACCTTTACTGTTTACAGTTGCAACCTTTTTGTTGCTTGAAGAATAAGTAAGTTTTGTTTTAGCTTTAGCTTTAAGGTAGAAAGGTTTGCAACCTTTTTTCTTAGTGAAAGACTTTTTAACACTAATAGTTTGTGATTTTTTAGATTTAGCGAAAATGGTAATATCTCCGTTTATCTTAGCAATTTTAATGTTGCAAGATTTACCATTGAAAGATGTTTTGATAGCTTTTCCATTCATTGTTACCGATACACCGGTAATTGCGTAACCTTTTTTTGGAGTGAGCTTAGTTGAATATGTTTTATTTTTATTTATGATATTATTCTTATTGCCTATGTTTACATTACTAAGTGACTTTCTGACATAAACCTCATTGTCCTTTAATTCAAAGTGGATAGTAGCATTTACTCCAATGTTAAATTCCTTATCATCACCCATATATAAGTCTTTATCTTCATCATAAGGATTGTTATATGAATGGCAAACCATTATGGAGTACCACTGAGCTTTAGAACCTTTATAATATATATCTTTTAATTTATCATCATAGAAGAAACATGAATAATCTATATAACTAACAGAATTAGGAATAGTAACAGTTTCTAAATTACTACATTCCTCAAAAGTACCTTGACCAATATAAGTTACAGAGTTTGGAATAATAACATTTTTTAAACTCTCACAATGAGAAAAAGCATAATACTGAATTTCTTTTACTGAATTAGGTATATTAATATATTTTAATTTAGTACAATTACTGAATACACCATCTTTAATTACTTTGATTGAGTTTGGTAATGTTACTTTTTCTAAATTTACACAACTTGAAAAAGCATCAGAACCTAAATCGGTAACAGAATTTTGGATTGTTACTAATTTAAGGTATTTACTATATGAAAAAGCCTCCGATTTAATTGTCTTTACTGTGTTTGGTACAGTAAAAGATGTTGCTTTTTTGCTAGGAGGATATTGAATTAAAGTGACTTTTTTCTTATCGTAAAAAACACCATTTACTGATGTATATTTTTTATTATTTCTATCAATGTTAATGCTCTCTAAACCTGTACAATTGCCAAAAGTTTTATTATATAATGTGGTTGTTGCCTTAGGAATATAGACACTTTTTAAACTAGTGCAATTCTTAAAAGCTCTAAAATTAATTACTTTAACATTATTTGAAATAGTGATATTTGTTAGATTTTCACAATCTTCAAAAGCATAAGAAGAAATCTCTATTATTGAGTTAGGAAGAACAACTGATTTAAGATTTTTACATTTTTCAAAACAAGAAGTTGGTATTTTTTTAACTCCATTCGGAATAGTGATTTTTTCCAGTTTATTACAGGTATAGAACGAATAATCTTCAATTGTTTTTACAGTGCTAGGTACAACATAAGTACTGTCAGTTTTACAAGCAGGATAAACAAATAATTCTGTTTTATTTTTATTGAATAAAACACCATTTTCAGAGGTATAGTAAGGATTGTTTTTGTCAACATCTACGCTAACCAAATTAGGATATTTTGAAAATACTTTTTCTTTAGAACTAAAGATATTTTCAATAAGATTAATATATTGAATGTCATTTTCATATTTTTCCCAAGGTGTATCGGAATCATTTATTAATTCGTTAATATCTCCTTTACCGGAAAAAGTTAGGGTGGCAGTTGTACTGTCATAATTCCATGCAACATCTGATTTAGTGTCAGTGCTAACTGTAGTAGTATCAGCTGATACTGAGGTAATAACACCACCACATAGTAATACTGTTATAGCAAGTATTACACATAAAATTCTTTTAATTTTCATAAAATTCTCCTTTTGACTAAGCATACTGAAAGCTCAGTTACTTAACAAAATTGTATAATAAAATATATTCTGTGTCAAATAATTTTAAAGTTTTTAGTGGGATAAATGTTAAGAAATCTATTTAATTTTACATCTGATTTTACAATTATTTTAGCTGAAATTTCGGATTTGAAATGTGAAAAAATACAACAAAATAATTTCAAAATGTGTAAAAAAAAAGGCTTTTAAAGTGTGAAAAATAAGGTATTAAAAAAGACCCTTTTTTACATCTTTTGAATTGGCTGAAAAGCTAGATATTATCTAGGCTACTGCCCTGTAAAATTTAAAAAAAGTTACCCAACTAAGACTAAATCGTCTTTTTGCCTTTTGTTATTTTATGTTTTTTTGTTGTTAATACATATATTTTTTATGTACCAAAAAGTCGATTTTGTCTTAGTATAATTTAACGATTTAGTTTTTATAATTGACTTTTTAGATTGCTGATCTTGTTATATTTCAGAAAAATTTTTTACTTTATAAAAACTAAATCCAACTGATTTATAATGAATTTTATTGTTAATAATATTAAGATTATTTTCAGACCTTTGCAAGAAATATTTAAGAAAATTATTTTTGAGTAGTAAATAAAATGTTTAATTAAAATATCGATTGACAGTAAGCGATGAATATTTTTTCTTAAGAAATCTTGCATAAACTAAAAAAATTCATATTGTAAAATTAGATTGCAATAATTATTTAAAATCATAATTCTAAATGTCATAATACAAAATTTTTTCCAATTCATTTGCATAAATAGGGAAGTCCTCTGTTTTAATCCATTTTTATGTTTATTAAAATTAGTTTCAAATCAGATAAATAATGTGAAAAAAATATAATATTGATGGTAAAAAATCATAAAAAGTGATACACATGTGTATCTCATTTTGATACTCGGTATCGTTTTGTGATACACATGTGTATCACTTTTGTTATCTAATTTCACATTAAATACTTTGAGAAATTTTATTACCGTTAGTATTGTAGAAAGACAATCAAAATTATTACACCTACAATTTTCTTTCAGCTCTTTGGCTGATTATTTAAAATAGATAAAATGACATACCTGTAATATGCTCTAAAATCCTCTGTATTCGATTTTATGCTTAATTAATATACATTAATGTATTCTATATAAAAACCTTTTATGATTAAAATATAAGCAAATAAAGGGCATACCAGTTGAAACAATAGAACTAATGTTTGAAAATCACCTTTATTTTGATTTTTTAGTGTTAAAAATAGAAATAACACTTGACAAAACATTTTTTAGTGGTATTATATAATGATTTTTAAATTTTCTTAAGGAGGTATGTGTATGTACCATTTCAAGTATGTACCAAGAATTAGGTATTTAAATTTGAAGAAACAGATTATCGAATTAATCAAAGAGGTACAGAACCAAGTCAGAGATAAGTTTACATTTCAATTTGAATTTGTTGGAAGTACAAAAAGAAATATGATAACAGAAGATGTAATGTCTAATAAAGGATTTGATTTTGATGTTAATTTGACAGTTAATGACGATGATGAAAATTATACACCAAAGGAAATTAGAACAATATTAAGAATAGCTATAACCAATGTATCACGAAAATATGGTTATAACAGATGCGAGGATTCTACAAGAGTTATTACGATAGTGAAGAACAGTACTTGGAATTTTTCTATAAATCATAGTTGTGATTTTGCAATTGTCTATGGAAATCAGTACATTAGATTTGATAAGAAGAAAAATGTGTATGTATGGGCTCAGCAACCTAAAGACTTTATCAACCTTGACAAGAAAGCGAAAGAGTTGAGAAAAGATTTTGGAAAATGGAAAGTTGTTAAAGAGAAGTATTTGAAAAAGAAGAATGAAAATAAAGACCATAATAAACATTCTCGTTCACTCTATGCTGAAACTATTAATGAAGTGTATGATAAGTTTTATCATTGATTAAGTGATTCTCTTACACTGATAGTTAAAAATACAATTATCAAAGCCTGTGATTTCTTTCCGATTTCATAGGCTTTATTTTTGCTGAGTCGCTATTATGTATGAATAAAACTAAATAGTGTTTATTAGTGGTTTTTACCAATAATTTATTGAAAAATCCATATTGTATGTTGCATAATTTAATTAAATATGATACTATTAGTGTAAAAATATTGTGCAAAATGCTATATAATTTGAAGATTTAAAAATAATTATCAAAGTTATTTAAAAAGTCCCATTTATGGGGCAGTTGATTTTGTATAATGATAATGTAGTTAGGTAATTGCTTTTGCAGTTATTAAGAAGAAAATGGTTGTTATTAAAATAGAGGTTAGTTATGGAAAAAGCCACAAGTGTGAATAGCATTGCTGAAGAGAAATTTGTAGAAATATTTTGTGATACATTTGGTCCGGATAAAGCAAATAATTTATATGTTCAATATCCATTTGTTGATATATACGGTGGACATAGATATATTGATTTTGCCTTAGAAAATGAAGATTCAAAGATTGCCATAGAGATTGATGGTGAAACATATCACAATCCAAAGAAAGTTTCTGATAATAAATACTTTGATGACTTATTAAAGCAGAACAGTATGGTATATCAAGATTGGAAAGTTTATCGTTGGGCATATAATCAGTTGGTTTCACAACCTGAAAAAGTTAAAGATGAATTGGTAACTTTTTTAGGAGAAACACCTTTTTTCAAAACCTTTCAAGAATATCTACCAAATCAACAAGGAAAAATATTTGAGTTAAGAGAGTATCAAAAAGAGGCTTTAGACAATCTTAAAAAGATGAGAGAAAATGGTGAAACCATTGCACTTCTTTATCATGCAACCGGTGTTGGTAAGACAGTTACTGCTGCGTCGGATGCAAAAGAAGTTGGTGGCAGAACACTATTCCTTGTTAATGCACTAAAACTTGCAGACCAAGCAGAAAACACCTTTGCAAAAATTTGGAAAGAAGCTACACTAGGTAAATATACAGGTAGTGAAAAAACAACTGATACTAAAGTTATTTTTGCAACTGTACAGAGTATTTCCAAAAACCTACTTGAATTTCAACCAAATTCATTTGATTATATTATTGTTGATGAATGTCACCACGCAGCAGCAAAAACCTACAAGAAAATTTTTAGCTATTTTAAGGCAAAATTTATATTAGGCTTAACTGCAACACCTGAACGCTCTGATGGTGAAGATATGCTAAATCTATTCCAAAATGTTGCACATAAAATGGATTTAGAAACAGCAGTAAAAAAAGAAATATTAGTTCCAATAAGATGTATCAGAATTAAAACTGATATTGACTTAACAAGTGTAAGAATTAACGGTATTAAATATAATTCTCAAGATTTGGAATCTAAACTTTTTGTACCTGAAAGAAATAAAATTATAGCCGATACATATGTGAATTTTGTAAATGGTAAAAAGGCAGTTATCTTCTGTGCTAGTATTAATCATGCTACTGAAATAGCAAAACTATTATTAGAACAAGGTGTAAATGCTGAATCTGTTTCAGGTAGAGATAAACCAAAAGTAAGAAATAAAATACTTAATGATTATGAAAACGGTAATATAAATGTACTATGTGCTTGTGACCTTCTAAATGAAGGTTGGGATAGTCCAAAGACAGAAGTTTTGTTTATGGCTAGACCTACTATGTCAAAGACTGTTTATATGCAACAACTTGGAAGAGGTACAAGAAAATGTAAAGGTAAAAAAGATTTATTAGTGTTTGATTTCGTTGACAATGCTAATATGTTTAATCAACCTTATTCATTACATAGACTTCTCAATATCAAGGAATATCATCCATTGGAGTATGTACTTGCACCGGATAATAAAAAGAAACTTGATAAAGATTTGTTGAGAAAAGGTGAAAAACCAACAGAGTATATTGATTTACCTTTAAATATTTATGATTATGAAACGGTAGATTTATTTAATTGGCAAGATGAAGTCAAAACAATGTTATCACAAAAGGAATTTATTAGAAGGGTTGATGTACAGTCCGAAACCGTTGATAGATATGTTAAAAACGGTGATATAAAGCCTGATTTATCTATTCCGATTAGTGAGAATAAAACTTTTAATTACTATAAAGAAGATACAGTAATTATGTATGCTAAAAAGTATGGTTGGGATTTAATAACTCCAACTAATATAAAAGAAAAGTTTATGAAATTTGTTGATAAAATGGATATGAGCTTTTCTTATAAACCTGTGTTGCTAAAAGCAATATTTGACCATGTGGATGAAGATGGCAAGATAAGGATTGTAGATATAGTTAATTACTTTATTGATTTTTATGAGGAAAGAAAGGATAATGGTCTAATCGCAGAAAAACCAAATAGTATCTATCAAAAAGGTGGATATACCGAAAAGGATGTTGAAAGGAATATTTTCAGTAACCCATTTAAGCGTTTTGCCGATATGAGATTTCTTGAACATTCTAAAAATATTGAGTATATCCAAATTAATTCTAATGTGTTTAGAAAGCTCTCCGGTACTGATATAGCACATATCTTGCAGGTGTGTGATGAAAAGTTAGATATGTACTATAAAAGAATAACTAAGTAGTAAAAGTTTATAATGAAATTAATAATAAATGCCTTAACAGATTTTGTTTTTAGGGCATTTATCGTTAATTATATAAGATATAAGAATATAATTGCTTTCAAAAGTTTTATTAAGTATGGACTTGGTCTTATTACTAATAAATTAATTATAGTTTTGCTATTATTAATATAAATTTAAAATAAAATAATAAAAATTTATTAAAAATGTTGATTTACTGCTTTAATAATTATATAATGAATGTAAGAGTTTTGTCACAAAATGACAAAAGAGAGGTTATTCTTATGGGCACATTAAAACATGTATGTATGTGGGAAGATAATAGTTGGAAGAGAATTACTATTGATAAAGCAGTAGAAATCTATCCATATGGCAAAGTTTCCGCTAATAGTGGATTATTTATGTGTGAGTTGTGTGGCCAATATGTATCGCTTACAGAAAAGGGGATTAATAGAAGACATTTTCGACATGATAGAGCCCAAAAAGACAAAGAGTGTCCTGAAAGAATATTAGGTTCAAATGGCTTTTTTACTTTGTTTAATAAAGCAAAATATGAATTACCTATTAGAATAAAACTTAATAATAAATCCTTTTCATTTGAAATAGGATTTATGCAAATTCCGTCTGATTTGATTACAAAAAAATTAGAAATTAATATAAAACCAAAGAATGCTTGGGCAGAAAAATTTATATATTCAAGAGAAAGATTACAGGTTGAAGGTATTACATATTTATCAATTGGTAATACTCCCTATGAAAAATACATAATAAGTGTATCTGGTACAAATGAAAAAGTACATAATTATTGGCCAGATGAGGTAAGTGGAATAGATCCTAAAGGAACCTTGTTCGATGCTAAAACCGGTAAAAAATTAGTTTATGATTCTGATGTAGAAGTTGGAAATAAATATTATTTGTTAAAAAAAGGATGTAAATATCTTGATTACTTTACAAAACAATATATAACTTTAAAGTTTATAATGAAAAAAACAATTTCACTTGAAACTTGGTGTTTGTATGAAGTTACTGCTAATGATTATCAAAGAGAGTCAGCTGAATTCTTTTTTGATTATCACTGCAGACTTACAGATAGACCGGTAAAACTACAGACTGTATGGCCTGTATATATTAAAAATCCGTATGTATTAAAGTGCAATGAAAAAGATATTGTGATGCATATACAAGGAAATTCGCCTAATATTAAGCCATTCCCATATGTTTATATACAAAAGTACAATATACCATATTTGAATGAGGAATATGTTGCAAATGTTCATTGTAATGGCAGACAACAACTGTTAACAATAGGACGTGCCAAAATTTTAAAATATACATACTTTTGGCAAGAACGATTAGATAATATAACTGACTGTCAAAAAGCAGATGTGGTGGATTTAAAGGGTAATAATTTTGTTGAAGGAACTCATGAAGCTTTACCTATTAATAAGTTATTAAATATTACAATTCCATATGATGGTCATATTAATATTAAAAGGAATGGCATATTGGTTGAAAGACGAAATTTATATGCAGATACTCAATCTGAAATATTTGATATTTCTTGGAATACTGAAATTGAGGTGTATGTAGGTTTAGATAAAGTATGGCAAGCATCCTTTTTTAAGAGAAAAGATCATGATAATACTTTTGATGAAAATATTATGCTGAAAAAGTTAGAATCATATTATGGAGAACAAATTGAATTACCACATACTATTGGTTCTTTAGTAAAAAAACTTAATAAATATACTGCTATCCAAAGATGGATATATAAGTGTATTAGAAATGGACATATGAGTAGAAAAGCTTATCGTACTCTAGTAAAGTGGTCAACAAGTGGGAAAATATAAATAAATTGAGAGAGGATATGACTATGAATTACATTTCAAAATTAAATGATACAGAAAAGAAAAATTTTTGTAATATTATTTCTGGCGATGCTTTTAAGGATTATTTTAAGAAAAATCAAAAAGAATATAATAAAATAAAAAGTTGGTATCGTGCAGAAAAAATACCTAAGAACAAGGCTGTGTCACTAGCAATAGAGAATATTAATAAATCTTTTATTAGTGACTTTATGGATAATTTTGCAAATTTATTTTTAACAGATATTAAAAAACAACTAAAAGAAGAAGAAATAAATGTTCTTGCAAAAATTTTGAGAGACTCACCGTTTAAGGATAATATTGCATTGTATTTTAAATTGAATGGTGACGATGTAGATAATTTGTATTTGGAAAAAATACAGAATACTATGTCAAATATAACAAATAAAAATGATGAAAATGTACAAACAATTAATGAAAATTCAAAAATTGAAATTGAGAACTTAAAAAAACAGTTAGAAAATATAAAGAAAAATTACTTGAATCAGAAAAGAAATATAAAATTGATTTTCAAGACTGTCAGAAGAAGCAAGATGAATTGGAAAAGTCATTGTCTAATATGAAAGAAAGATTACATAAAGCACTTGATGAAAAATCACAATTGCAAGTAAATCTTGAACAATTTAACAAGCTGAGAAAATTTGATGATACAGGCAATTTTACTGATACTATTTCAAGTTTGACAGATGATTATGTTTCGATATGTCAAGTTATTGCTCCTGAGTTAATCGGAAAAGTTAAATATAAAGCACTACGTTTAGCTGATATAGATAGAGAAGGTAACTTAATTTCTTTTCAGCAAAGTAATGATGAACCCCCTTATTTTGAAAACCGTAAAATAATATTCATCAACGATGGACCTAAAGATAAAGTGGGGAAACTTGCAACTTGGAGTTGGACTGCTAAACCAAATAATAATGATTATTCTAAAGATTATGTTGAATCTAAGATTAATGGTCGTATTGAGCCG from Ruminococcus bovis encodes the following:
- a CDS encoding Ig-like domain-containing protein gives rise to the protein MKFKKLSAILVAFLVAVTSTVLPLSDTFSNVLKTTNSAKALAKSSAVKMPDNAIEFKSMNDRFEVIPSYEKGGFYYFNKSINFYDVKNNTVREIADYSYKDIVDSFVSESKIYLIIEEDKYTSNPKYYIDVFNSLTEKVELSKNLSDVFPNINSFSADAIGVDNQGRYYIAISDNSGYDTKYSIHLFSKNFEEITSVDTKGAVYDFCGFDSTNGNFYFEGDADWVYWGYTHTTNALKCGNVADDKVTVNDGYIDVFYRQYNSYHKRNAIMLSNGNLAWSSILFSKVGVMNSKNLNTDDISDLPMLGSVSRDGYEGNDRSYGSVGPGIVHNNVNDTTVMYANNNKLVEYDNDFNRVSSYDTKFPVFSLFNYGNNIMTIEKDTDGNYYVDNIYWSKPSKIELSQNSATINVGDSVALTTTSDTVLKYFCDWSSSDNSVASVTSDGKVYGNREGTVVITAKTDDNTKVQCTVTVKGKSQPLSGKNSLDGTSNENISQNNYSTWASVVNSYLSENEDGTLNKVENTSDGVLIEKYSSDGKKLISSNKVEKELNKFGGYFYGKDNNYLVFGEDNKEEKDSAEIMRVVKYTKDWTKVSDCKICGSNTYEPFNAGSLRMAELDGKLYVYTCHTMYTTEDKLNHQANMIFTIDESTMKTIDYQYVISNLTQGYVSHSFNQFIKTYGDYIYRVDHSETGDLVEGGEIMAVNGITLTKFNKNDQSTEVTVTVPEKFNIRRGNYTGSSIGGFEIGSDNCIIAFSQDISKTNRKRNVYLTVTDTSFYKTKKVPLTNYTDNDNITCGTPELVKISENLFLIMWEETNASTSEVVTKGMTVDAKGQTVSSAKTLTARLSDCQPILCSDNLVKWYVTDNNGTTLYSLNPYYIENLHEHKYTSKVTKEPTCKETGIRTYTCECGDTYTESIATIDHKYQYKLVKQSTCTEEGIGKYTCTECGDTYTETLPKIGHDYEQKVVKPTCTEQGYTLNVCKNCGDTYKSDFVDKIDHNYKYEIVKEPTCTEEGIGKYTCTVCGDTYTETLPKIGHDYEQKVVKPTCTEQGYTLNVCKNCGDTYKSDFVDKTDHNYKYEIVKEPTCTEEGIGKYTCTECGDNYTETISKTNHDYEQKVVKPTCTEQGYTLNVCKNCGDTYKSDFVDKIDHNYKYEVVKEPTCTEEGLGKYICTECGETLIDTIPTIDHSFVTTTTPATMKSNGRIISKCSICNNVQYDNVINKISSVSISKTTFTYNSKTQTPTVTVKDSKNKILKNKTNYTVTYSRGRKNVGRYSVKVKFKGNYSGGKTFYYNIVPKATSVKSVKGLSKGMQVNLKLQKTQTTGYQIQYSTFKNFKNAKTVTVKNTVSAKKITKLKAKKKYFVRVRTYKTTKFSGKNYNLYSLWSSAKTTVTK
- a CDS encoding DEAD/DEAH box helicase family protein produces the protein MEKATSVNSIAEEKFVEIFCDTFGPDKANNLYVQYPFVDIYGGHRYIDFALENEDSKIAIEIDGETYHNPKKVSDNKYFDDLLKQNSMVYQDWKVYRWAYNQLVSQPEKVKDELVTFLGETPFFKTFQEYLPNQQGKIFELREYQKEALDNLKKMRENGETIALLYHATGVGKTVTAASDAKEVGGRTLFLVNALKLADQAENTFAKIWKEATLGKYTGSEKTTDTKVIFATVQSISKNLLEFQPNSFDYIIVDECHHAAAKTYKKIFSYFKAKFILGLTATPERSDGEDMLNLFQNVAHKMDLETAVKKEILVPIRCIRIKTDIDLTSVRINGIKYNSQDLESKLFVPERNKIIADTYVNFVNGKKAVIFCASINHATEIAKLLLEQGVNAESVSGRDKPKVRNKILNDYENGNINVLCACDLLNEGWDSPKTEVLFMARPTMSKTVYMQQLGRGTRKCKGKKDLLVFDFVDNANMFNQPYSLHRLLNIKEYHPLEYVLAPDNKKKLDKDLLRKGEKPTEYIDLPLNIYDYETVDLFNWQDEVKTMLSQKEFIRRVDVQSETVDRYVKNGDIKPDLSIPISENKTFNYYKEDTVIMYAKKYGWDLITPTNIKEKFMKFVDKMDMSFSYKPVLLKAIFDHVDEDGKIRIVDIVNYFIDFYEERKDNGLIAEKPNSIYQKGGYTEKDVERNIFSNPFKRFADMRFLEHSKNIEYIQINSNVFRKLSGTDIAHILQVCDEKLDMYYKRITK
- a CDS encoding leucine-rich repeat protein, encoding MKIKRILCVILAITVLLCGGVITSVSADTTTVSTDTKSDVAWNYDSTTATLTFSGKGDINELINDSDTPWEKYENDIQYINLIENIFSSKEKVFSKYPNLVSVDVDKNNPYYTSENGVLFNKNKTELFVYPACKTDSTYVVPSTVKTIEDYSFYTCNKLEKITIPNGVKKIPTSCFEKCKNLKSVVLPNSIIEISSYAFEDCENLTNITISNNVKVINFRAFKNCTSLKSVYIPKATTTLYNKTFGNCTGLESINIDRNNKKYTSVNGVFYDKKKVTLIQYPPSKKATSFTVPNTVKTIKSEAFSYSKYLKLVTIQNSVTDLGSDAFSSCVNLEKVTLPNSIKVIKDGVFSNCTKLKYINIPNSVKEIQYYAFSHCESLKNVIIPNSVTYIGQGTFEECSNLETVTIPNSVSYIDYSCFFYDDKLKDIYYKGSKAQWYSIMVCHSYNNPYDEDKDLYMGDDKEFNIGVNATIHFELKDNEVYVRKSLSNVNIGNKNNIINKNKTYSTKLTPKKGYAITGVSVTMNGKAIKTSFNGKSCNIKIAKINGDITIFAKSKKSQTISVKKSFTKKKGCKPFYLKAKAKTKLTYSSSNKKVATVNSKGKVTVKKVGKTTITIRAISSSTYVSDTKRIVVTVKKK